The Streptomyces tubercidicus DNA segment CTGGAAGACGAAACCTATGCGGTCGCGGCGCATCTCCAGCAGCCCGCTCTCGCCGAGGTCGGCCAGTGGTGTGCCGTCCACGACGATCCGCCCGGAGTCTGCGGTGTCCAGGCCGCCGATGAGGTTGAGGAGAGTCGTCTTGCCCGACCCGGAGCGGCCGCGCAGGGCGACCAGTTCGCCTCTCGGGACACTGCAGGACACCCCGCGCAGGGCGTGTACGGCACCGGCGCCGGTGCCGTAGCTGCGGTGCAGATCCTCGACGACGACCATCGCCCCGGCCGCCGGCGGATCGGCGACGGCCACTTTGGCCCTCGTCCCCTCCCCTGGCGCCTCGTGCGCCTTCTTCCGACCCCAGCCCCTGCGCCGGCTCTCACCCGACGCGCTTCCCCCGCCATTCATCACGACTCCCCCAGTCCCCTCTCGTGCCACTCCCCCGAACCGCCACGGCCCCGGCCGCGCAGAGGCCCGTCGCCTCGGTCGCCTCAACTCCCCTTGCCCGCCTACACCTTGGTCCCTGTCGCGGGGCCTCGGATTGCCTGCCGGTTGCTGTCAGTATGCGTATCGCGCGCTTCGGCAAGCAACGCCTGTGGATAACTCTCGGACCGACTCCGCACCGCGCCCCGAACCGACTCGGCCGCACGCCTCCGACAGGCTCGGATCACGAAAGGGGCGGTGCCGGGGACATCTCCCCGGCACCGCCCCTTCCCGACCGCAGCCGCAACACGACCACTCGGGAGACGGCAACCACCGCACCACACCGACCAGTTCAGCCACGCCCGCACTCAGGCCCCGCACTCAGGCCCCACGCTCAAGCACCCCCACTCACCCGCGCCCCGCCTTCTCCACCCTCTCCTTCAGCGCAATATTCAGCTCCAGCACATTCACCCGCGGCTCCCCCATGAACCCGAGGATGCGCCCGTCGGTGTGCTTCTCGACCAGCTTTTCCACCGTGCCGACGGGGAGATGGTTCCGCCGGGCGACCGTGGCGGCCTGTAGTTGGGCGTAGGCCGGGGAGATGTGCGGGTCGAGGCCGGAGCCGGAGGAGGTGACGGCGTCCGCCGGGACCTTGGACGCGGGGACTCCGTATGTGGTGGAGACCCAGTGCCTGCGCTCCTTGACCGCCTTGATGAGGTCGGTGTTGGTGGCGCCCAGGTTGGAGGCACCGGAGACCTGGAGGTCGTACTGCGTGTTGACGCCGTTGGTCTTGTTGCTGCCCAGTCCCGCCGAGGGGCGCGGCTGGAAGTACCGCAGGTCGGGAAGGGGATTGCCGTCCTTGTCCTGGCCCTTGTCGTAGCGCTGGCCGATCAGCGAGGAGCCGACGACCTTGCCGTGGGAGCTCACCTCGGACCCGTTGGCCTTGCCGGGGAACGCCGCCTGCGCCACCCCGGTGACCACCAGCGGGTAGACGACGCCGCAGACGACGGTCAGTACGAGCAGGGCGCGCAGGCCCGCCCCGATCAACCGGGCGGTGTTGCGTACGGAGTTGTTCACGGCGGTCACCCGATTCCGGGGAGGAGAGAGAGGAGCAGGTCGATGAGTTTGATGCCGATGAAGGGGGCGATCAGACCACCGATTCCGTAGACCGCCAGGTTGCGTCGCAGCATTTTGTCGGCGCTGACGGGGCGGTACTGCACGCCCTTGAGGGCGAGCGGTACCAGCGCAACGATGATCAGTGCGTTGAAGATGATCGCCGAGAGGATCGCGGAGTTGGGGCTGGACAGCCGCATGATGTTGAGGGTGTCCAGGCCGGGATAGGCCACCGCGAACATCGCCGGGATGATCGCGAAGTACTTCGCGACGTCGTTGGCGATCGAGAAGGTCGTCAGTGCGCCCCGGGTGATCAGCAGTTGCTTGCCGATCTCGACGATCTCGATGAGCTTGGTCGGGTTGGAGTCCAGGTCCACCATGTTCCCGGCCTCCTTGGCGGCCGAGGTGCCGGTGTTCATGGCCACCCCGACATCCGCCTGGGCCAGCGCGGGGGCGTCATTGGTGCCGTCGCCGGTCATCGCAACCAGCTTGCCGCCGGCCTGTTCGCGCTTGATGAGCGCCATCTTGTCCTCGGGTGTGGCCTCCGCGAGGAAGTCGTCCACGCCCGCTTCGTCGGCGATGGCCTTGGCCGTCAGCGGGTTGTCGCCCGTGATCATGACGGTCTTGATGCCCATCTTGCGCAGCTCGACGAAGCGTTCGCGCATCCCGTCCTTGACGACGTCCTTGAGGTGGATGACTCCCAGGACGCGGGGGCCGCACTCGTCCTCCAGGGCGACCAGCAACGGGGTGCCGCCGGCCTGTGAGATCGCGTCGGTGAGCTGCTGGGCGTCCTCGGCGACCGTGCCGCCGCGTTCCTTGACCCAGGCGATGACCGAACCGGACGCGCCCTTGCGGACCTTGCGCCCGTCGACGTCCACACCCGACATCCGGGTCTGGGCGGTGAACGGCACCCACTCGGCGTCCGTCAGCTCACCCTGGTGGCGCTCACGCAGACCGTACTTCTCCTTGGCGAGGACGACGATGGAGCGGCCCTCGGGGGTCTCGTCGGCCAGTGAGGACAGCTGGGCCGCGTCCGCGACCTCGGCCTCGGTGGTGCCGCGTACGGGGACGAACTCGGCGGCCTGGCGGTTGCCGAGGGTGATGGTGCCGGTCTTGTCGAGCAGCAATGTCGATACATCGCCTGCGGCTTCGACGGCGCGCCCTGACATGGCCAGCACGTTGCGCTGCACCAGCCGGTCCATGCCGGCGATGCCGATGGCCGAGAGCAGTGCGCCGATCGTCGTCGGGATCAGACAGACCAGCAGGGCGAGCAGCACGATCATGGGCTGTTCGGCGCCCGCGTAGATCGCGAACGGCTGGAGGGTGACCACCGCCAGCAGGAAGACGATGGTGAGCGATGCGAGCAGGATGTTCAGCGCGATCTCGTTGGGCGTCTTCTGCCGTGCGGCGCCCTCGACGAGGTTGATCATCCGGTCGATGAAGGTCTCACCGGGCATCGTCGTGATCTTGATGACGATGCGGTCGGAGAGCACCTTCGTGCCACCGGTCACCGCGGAGCGGTCACCGCCGGACTCGCGGATGACCGGAGCGGACTCACCGGTGATTGCCGACTCGTCCACCGAGGCGACGCCTTCGACGACATCGCCGTCACCGGGGATGATGTCACCGGCCTCGCACACGACCAGGTCGCCGATGCGCAGCTCGGTGCCGGGCACCTGCTCCTCGGCTGCCCCGTTGAGCCGGCGCGCGACGGTGTCGGTCTTGGCCTTGCGCAGGGTGTCGGCCTGCGCCTTGCCGCGGCCCTCGGCGACCGCCTCCGCCAGGTTGGCGAAGATGACGGTCAGCCACAGCCAGACGGCGATCGCCCAGCCGAACCCGTCCGACGGGGAGGTGCAGGCGAAGACCGTGGTCAGCACGGAGCCGACCTCGACCACGAACATCACGGGGGACTTGACCGTCAC contains these protein-coding regions:
- the kdpC gene encoding potassium-transporting ATPase subunit KdpC, which translates into the protein MNNSVRNTARLIGAGLRALLVLTVVCGVVYPLVVTGVAQAAFPGKANGSEVSSHGKVVGSSLIGQRYDKGQDKDGNPLPDLRYFQPRPSAGLGSNKTNGVNTQYDLQVSGASNLGATNTDLIKAVKERRHWVSTTYGVPASKVPADAVTSSGSGLDPHISPAYAQLQAATVARRNHLPVGTVEKLVEKHTDGRILGFMGEPRVNVLELNIALKERVEKAGRG
- the kdpB gene encoding potassium-transporting ATPase subunit KdpB codes for the protein MSTATPTRAPHQDVPSGHKPGDGRVGGGLFDPKQLVKSFPDAIRKLDPRVTVKSPVMFVVEVGSVLTTVFACTSPSDGFGWAIAVWLWLTVIFANLAEAVAEGRGKAQADTLRKAKTDTVARRLNGAAEEQVPGTELRIGDLVVCEAGDIIPGDGDVVEGVASVDESAITGESAPVIRESGGDRSAVTGGTKVLSDRIVIKITTMPGETFIDRMINLVEGAARQKTPNEIALNILLASLTIVFLLAVVTLQPFAIYAGAEQPMIVLLALLVCLIPTTIGALLSAIGIAGMDRLVQRNVLAMSGRAVEAAGDVSTLLLDKTGTITLGNRQAAEFVPVRGTTEAEVADAAQLSSLADETPEGRSIVVLAKEKYGLRERHQGELTDAEWVPFTAQTRMSGVDVDGRKVRKGASGSVIAWVKERGGTVAEDAQQLTDAISQAGGTPLLVALEDECGPRVLGVIHLKDVVKDGMRERFVELRKMGIKTVMITGDNPLTAKAIADEAGVDDFLAEATPEDKMALIKREQAGGKLVAMTGDGTNDAPALAQADVGVAMNTGTSAAKEAGNMVDLDSNPTKLIEIVEIGKQLLITRGALTTFSIANDVAKYFAIIPAMFAVAYPGLDTLNIMRLSSPNSAILSAIIFNALIIVALVPLALKGVQYRPVSADKMLRRNLAVYGIGGLIAPFIGIKLIDLLLSLLPGIG